The following proteins are encoded in a genomic region of Ailuropoda melanoleuca isolate Jingjing chromosome 10, ASM200744v2, whole genome shotgun sequence:
- the CLN3 gene encoding battenin isoform X3, producing the protein MLSAAHDILSHQRASGNQSHVDPDPPPIPHNSSSRFDCNSVSTAAVLLADILPTLVIKLLAPLGLHLLPYSPRVLVSGICAAGSFVLVAFSHSVGTSLCGVVLASISSGLGEITFLSLTAFYPRAVISWWSSGTGAAGLLGALSYLGLTQAGLSPQHTLLSMLGIPALLLASYFFLLTPPEPQDPGGEEDAETSARQPLIGSEAPGSKPDSSPNLSLQEKWTVFKGLLRYIVPLVLVYFAEYFINQGLFELLFFRNTSLSHAQQYRWYQMLYQAGVFVSRSSLRCCRIPFTWVLALLQVPSPALPPFPPWLPASHTPGFLPSAEDVRC; encoded by the exons ATGCTCAGCGCGGCCCATGACATCCTTAGCCACCAGAGGGCATCTGGGAACCAGAGCCAT GTGGACCCAGACCCACCGCCCATCCCCCACAATAGCTCATCTCGATTTGACTGCAACTCTGTCTCCACGGCT GCAGTGCTTCTGGCAGATATCCTCCCCACCCTCGTCATCAAATTACTGGCTCCTCTCGGTCTCCATCTCCTGCCCTACAG CCCCCGGGTTCTTGTCAGTGGGATTTGTGCCGCTGGAAGCTTCGTCCTGGTTGCCTTCTCTCATTCAGTGGGGACCAGCCTGTGTG GTGTGGTCTTGGCTAGCATCTCGTCAGGTCTGGGGGAAATCACCTTCCTCTCGCTTACTGCCTTCTACCCCAG GGCTGTGATCTCCTGGTGGTCCTCAGGAACGGGGgcagcagggctgctgggagcATTGTCCTATCTGGGCCTCACCCAGGCTGGCCTCTCCCCACAGCACACCCTGCTGTCCATGCTGGGTATCCCCGCCCTGCTGCTGGCCAG CTATTTCTTTTTGCTCACACCTCCcgagccccaggaccctggaggggAAGAAGACGCAGAGACATCAGCACGGCAGCCCCTGATAGGCAGCGAGGCCCCAGGGTCGAAGCCAG ACTCCAGCCCAAACCTCTCCCTTCAGGAAAAGTGGACCGTGTTCAAG GGCCTGCTGCGGTACATCGTCCCGTTGGTCCTGGTTTACTTTGCGGAGTATTTCATCAATCAGGGGCTT TTTGAGCTCCTGTTCTTCCGGAACACATCCCTGAGTCACGCTCAGCAGTATCGCTG GTACCAGATGCTCTACCAGGCTGGCGTCTTTGTTTCCCGCTCTTCTCTCCGTTGCTGTCGCATCCCTTTCACGTGGGTCCTGGCCCTGCTGCAGGTACCGAGCCCAGCCCTCCCTCCGTTCCCACCTTGGCTCCCAGCTTCCCACACCCCAGGCTTCCTTCCCTCAGCAGAAGATGTTCGTTGCTAG
- the CLN3 gene encoding battenin isoform X2, whose amino-acid sequence MGGCAGSRWRLLDSEGEDAAPEPRPPLSDRQGALWKNVVGFWLLGLCNNFSYVVMLSAAHDILSHQRASGNQSHVDPDPPPIPHNSSSRFDCNSVSTAAVLLADILPTLVIKLLAPLGLHLLPYSPRVLVSGICAAGSFVLVAFSHSVGTSLCGVVLASISSGLGEITFLSLTAFYPRAVISWWSSGTGAAGLLGALSYLGLTQAGLSPQHTLLSMLGIPALLLASYFFLLTPPEPQDPGGEEDAETSARQPLIGSEAPGSKPDSSPNLSLQEKWTVFKGLLRYIVPLVLVYFAEYFINQGLFELLFFRNTSLSHAQQYRWYQMLYQAGVFVSRSSLRCCRIPFTWVLALLQVPSPALPPFPPWLPASHTPGFLPSAEDVRC is encoded by the exons ATGGGAGGCTGTGCGGGCTCGCGGTGGCGCCTTTTGGATTCCGAGG GGGAGGATGCCGCCCCAGAACCTCGGCCCCCTTTGTCGGACCGTCAGGGCGCCCTTTGGAAGAACGTGGTGGGTTTCTG GCTCCTGGGCCTTTGCAACAACTTCTCTTATGTGGTGATGCTCAGCGCGGCCCATGACATCCTTAGCCACCAGAGGGCATCTGGGAACCAGAGCCAT GTGGACCCAGACCCACCGCCCATCCCCCACAATAGCTCATCTCGATTTGACTGCAACTCTGTCTCCACGGCT GCAGTGCTTCTGGCAGATATCCTCCCCACCCTCGTCATCAAATTACTGGCTCCTCTCGGTCTCCATCTCCTGCCCTACAG CCCCCGGGTTCTTGTCAGTGGGATTTGTGCCGCTGGAAGCTTCGTCCTGGTTGCCTTCTCTCATTCAGTGGGGACCAGCCTGTGTG GTGTGGTCTTGGCTAGCATCTCGTCAGGTCTGGGGGAAATCACCTTCCTCTCGCTTACTGCCTTCTACCCCAG GGCTGTGATCTCCTGGTGGTCCTCAGGAACGGGGgcagcagggctgctgggagcATTGTCCTATCTGGGCCTCACCCAGGCTGGCCTCTCCCCACAGCACACCCTGCTGTCCATGCTGGGTATCCCCGCCCTGCTGCTGGCCAG CTATTTCTTTTTGCTCACACCTCCcgagccccaggaccctggaggggAAGAAGACGCAGAGACATCAGCACGGCAGCCCCTGATAGGCAGCGAGGCCCCAGGGTCGAAGCCAG ACTCCAGCCCAAACCTCTCCCTTCAGGAAAAGTGGACCGTGTTCAAG GGCCTGCTGCGGTACATCGTCCCGTTGGTCCTGGTTTACTTTGCGGAGTATTTCATCAATCAGGGGCTT TTTGAGCTCCTGTTCTTCCGGAACACATCCCTGAGTCACGCTCAGCAGTATCGCTG GTACCAGATGCTCTACCAGGCTGGCGTCTTTGTTTCCCGCTCTTCTCTCCGTTGCTGTCGCATCCCTTTCACGTGGGTCCTGGCCCTGCTGCAGGTACCGAGCCCAGCCCTCCCTCCGTTCCCACCTTGGCTCCCAGCTTCCCACACCCCAGGCTTCCTTCCCTCAGCAGAAGATGTTCGTTGCTAG
- the CLN3 gene encoding battenin isoform X1: MDPRGNVVGRPAPVQTRSRSWDLQWGVDPSHLSQTLTRPVGANSGPSLTLNPSRGLNLMQWEAVRARGGAFWIPRGRMPPQNLGPLCRTVRAPFGRTWWVSAPCEVVRRKTCILIYRLLGLCNNFSYVVMLSAAHDILSHQRASGNQSHVDPDPPPIPHNSSSRFDCNSVSTAAVLLADILPTLVIKLLAPLGLHLLPYSPRVLVSGICAAGSFVLVAFSHSVGTSLCGVVLASISSGLGEITFLSLTAFYPRAVISWWSSGTGAAGLLGALSYLGLTQAGLSPQHTLLSMLGIPALLLASYFFLLTPPEPQDPGGEEDAETSARQPLIGSEAPGSKPDSSPNLSLQEKWTVFKGLLRYIVPLVLVYFAEYFINQGLFELLFFRNTSLSHAQQYRWYQMLYQAGVFVSRSSLRCCRIPFTWVLALLQVPSPALPPFPPWLPASHTPGFLPSAEDVRC, from the exons ATGGACCCCCGGGGTAACGTGGTGGGTCGCCCGGCGCCAGTGCAGACGAGAAGCCGGAGCTGGGACCTGCAGTGGGGCGTTGATCCTTCCCATCTGTCGCAGACCCTCACCCGCCCGGTCGGAGCCAATTCTGGACCCTCGCTGACTTTGAACCCTTCGCGGGGTCTGAATTTGATGCAATGGGAGGCTGTGCGGGCTCGCGGTGGCGCCTTTTGGATTCCGAGG GGGAGGATGCCGCCCCAGAACCTCGGCCCCCTTTGTCGGACCGTCAGGGCGCCCTTTGGAAGAACGTGGTGGGTTTCTG CCCCCTGTGAGGTAGTGAGAAGAAAAACCTGTATCCTCATTTACAG GCTCCTGGGCCTTTGCAACAACTTCTCTTATGTGGTGATGCTCAGCGCGGCCCATGACATCCTTAGCCACCAGAGGGCATCTGGGAACCAGAGCCAT GTGGACCCAGACCCACCGCCCATCCCCCACAATAGCTCATCTCGATTTGACTGCAACTCTGTCTCCACGGCT GCAGTGCTTCTGGCAGATATCCTCCCCACCCTCGTCATCAAATTACTGGCTCCTCTCGGTCTCCATCTCCTGCCCTACAG CCCCCGGGTTCTTGTCAGTGGGATTTGTGCCGCTGGAAGCTTCGTCCTGGTTGCCTTCTCTCATTCAGTGGGGACCAGCCTGTGTG GTGTGGTCTTGGCTAGCATCTCGTCAGGTCTGGGGGAAATCACCTTCCTCTCGCTTACTGCCTTCTACCCCAG GGCTGTGATCTCCTGGTGGTCCTCAGGAACGGGGgcagcagggctgctgggagcATTGTCCTATCTGGGCCTCACCCAGGCTGGCCTCTCCCCACAGCACACCCTGCTGTCCATGCTGGGTATCCCCGCCCTGCTGCTGGCCAG CTATTTCTTTTTGCTCACACCTCCcgagccccaggaccctggaggggAAGAAGACGCAGAGACATCAGCACGGCAGCCCCTGATAGGCAGCGAGGCCCCAGGGTCGAAGCCAG ACTCCAGCCCAAACCTCTCCCTTCAGGAAAAGTGGACCGTGTTCAAG GGCCTGCTGCGGTACATCGTCCCGTTGGTCCTGGTTTACTTTGCGGAGTATTTCATCAATCAGGGGCTT TTTGAGCTCCTGTTCTTCCGGAACACATCCCTGAGTCACGCTCAGCAGTATCGCTG GTACCAGATGCTCTACCAGGCTGGCGTCTTTGTTTCCCGCTCTTCTCTCCGTTGCTGTCGCATCCCTTTCACGTGGGTCCTGGCCCTGCTGCAGGTACCGAGCCCAGCCCTCCCTCCGTTCCCACCTTGGCTCCCAGCTTCCCACACCCCAGGCTTCCTTCCCTCAGCAGAAGATGTTCGTTGCTAG